One stretch of Rhodoferax lithotrophicus DNA includes these proteins:
- a CDS encoding DMT family transporter, with amino-acid sequence MSVHTPHPPRFSPRSIGLAAAVVTVLIWTSFILIARASADPARGGVLTPLDLAFCRIVGASLILLPWGAWLVRQDRAQGLHGASWLGVSPLTAGITVKVGIFGGLVYAMLAYSGFAYAPALHASVLMPGSLPLWTALLAAWLLRDRITPTRAVGLGLIVLGDLLVGGLSLLRAFDGGQVWLGDVLFMSAAMCWATYSVLARHHGLEAVRATIAITTLAFVVYVPSYSVLVLSGLVNGHVFTAPWRDVLFQATFQGWGSVVISGITFTQMIRHFGPVRSTMITALVPGLSALGAVVLLGEPLRWNLAAGLTLVTAGILFGVRASLPNALKKVAASA; translated from the coding sequence ATGTCCGTGCACACTCCCCACCCCCCGCGCTTTTCACCTCGCAGCATCGGCCTGGCTGCAGCTGTGGTCACGGTGCTGATCTGGACTTCCTTCATCCTGATTGCGCGCGCTTCGGCCGACCCGGCGCGTGGCGGCGTGCTGACCCCGCTGGATCTGGCCTTTTGCCGCATCGTCGGTGCCAGCCTGATCCTGTTGCCCTGGGGCGCGTGGCTGGTGCGGCAGGATCGGGCGCAAGGCCTGCATGGTGCGTCCTGGCTGGGCGTGTCGCCTTTGACTGCAGGCATCACGGTCAAGGTCGGGATTTTTGGCGGCCTGGTATATGCCATGCTGGCCTACAGTGGTTTTGCTTACGCCCCGGCCTTGCATGCCTCGGTGCTGATGCCGGGCAGCCTGCCCTTGTGGACGGCGCTGCTGGCGGCCTGGTTGTTGCGTGACCGTATCACCCCGACACGGGCTGTTGGCCTGGGGTTGATTGTGTTGGGGGACTTGCTGGTGGGTGGGCTGAGCTTGTTGCGGGCTTTTGATGGCGGGCAGGTCTGGCTGGGTGATGTGTTGTTCATGTCGGCCGCCATGTGCTGGGCCACCTACAGCGTGCTGGCGCGTCACCATGGGCTGGAGGCGGTACGCGCCACCATTGCCATCACCACGTTGGCGTTCGTGGTGTATGTGCCCAGCTACAGCGTGCTGGTGCTCAGCGGCCTGGTCAACGGCCATGTGTTCACCGCCCCGTGGCGTGACGTGTTGTTTCAGGCCACGTTTCAGGGCTGGGGCTCGGTGGTGATCTCGGGCATCACCTTCACCCAGATGATTCGCCACTTTGGCCCGGTGCGCTCCACCATGATCACCGCGCTGGTGCCCGGCCTGTCGGCCTTGGGGGCGGTGGTTTTGCTCGGCGAGCCGCTGCGCTGGAACCTGGCCGCAGGTCTGACCCTGGTCACTGCCGGAATTTTGTTCGGCGTGCGCGCCAGCTTGCCGAATGCTCTTAAAAAAGTAGCTGCTAGCGCTTGA
- a CDS encoding HD family phosphohydrolase: MQEQTTSLASLLDRLEHLNDIGASLSKERDITRLLEKILLAAKAITHADGGTLYRMLEDGNTLRFEILRTDSLNIAMGGTAAKGMNFPDLPLYSSTGKPNNTLVAAYAAIHSVTINIDDAYTEPNFDFSGTREFDQRTGYRSKSFLTVPLRNHDGDVIGVLQLINAQRPGTTEVVAFSQADQRLAESLASQAAIALSNRLLLTQLEELFEAFVGLINLAIDEKSHYTGGHCQRVPELTMMLAEAADQVTEGPLANFHMTDLDRHELKIAGLLHDCGKITTPVHVVDKATKLHTLFDRIGLIDTRFEVLKRDAEIATLRQQLALRQVVDPAAEAALRSQNQSALAELEADRSFLRNANVGGEVMSDADVARVREIGSRYTWRNPDGIQTGFLSSDELENLSIRKGTLTAAERDVINYHIVATIKMLEKLPWPKHLKNVPEYAGGHHERMDGKGYPKGLTREQMSVQARIMGIADIYEALTASDRPYKPGMKLSQAMRIMAQFRDDGHIDPDLFDVFLHQGVYRRYGEKFLNPMQLDEVNPGA, encoded by the coding sequence ATGCAAGAACAAACCACCTCGCTGGCCAGTTTGCTGGATCGCCTGGAGCATTTGAACGATATCGGCGCGTCCTTGTCCAAAGAACGAGATATCACCCGCCTGCTTGAAAAAATCCTGCTGGCCGCCAAAGCCATCACCCATGCCGATGGCGGCACGCTCTACCGCATGCTGGAGGACGGCAATACCTTGCGTTTCGAGATCCTGCGCACTGATTCGCTGAACATTGCGATGGGTGGCACGGCGGCCAAAGGCATGAATTTCCCTGACTTGCCCCTGTATTCCAGCACCGGCAAGCCCAATAACACCCTGGTGGCAGCCTATGCCGCCATCCATAGTGTGACCATCAATATCGACGATGCCTATACCGAGCCCAACTTTGATTTTTCAGGCACCCGCGAGTTTGACCAGCGCACCGGCTACCGCTCCAAATCCTTTTTAACCGTGCCCCTGCGCAACCATGACGGGGACGTGATTGGTGTGCTGCAACTCATCAACGCGCAGCGCCCTGGAACGACCGAGGTGGTGGCCTTCTCGCAAGCGGATCAGCGTCTGGCCGAGTCGCTGGCATCACAAGCCGCCATTGCGTTGAGCAACCGCCTGTTGCTGACCCAGCTGGAAGAGTTGTTTGAGGCCTTTGTCGGGCTGATCAATCTGGCCATTGACGAAAAATCGCACTACACCGGCGGGCATTGCCAGCGTGTGCCCGAGCTGACCATGATGCTGGCCGAGGCGGCTGACCAGGTCACCGAAGGCCCGTTGGCCAACTTTCACATGACCGACCTGGACCGTCATGAACTCAAGATTGCCGGCTTGCTGCACGACTGCGGCAAGATCACCACCCCGGTGCATGTGGTGGACAAAGCCACCAAGCTGCACACCTTGTTTGACCGCATCGGGCTCATTGACACCCGTTTTGAAGTGCTCAAGCGTGATGCGGAAATTGCCACACTGCGCCAGCAACTGGCTCTGCGTCAGGTGGTAGACCCCGCCGCAGAGGCGGCCCTGCGCAGCCAAAACCAGTCTGCCCTGGCTGAACTGGAGGCTGATCGCAGCTTCTTGCGCAACGCCAATGTGGGTGGGGAAGTCATGAGTGATGCCGATGTGGCGCGTGTGCGCGAGATCGGCAGCCGCTACACCTGGCGCAACCCGGACGGCATCCAGACTGGTTTTTTATCCTCGGACGAGCTGGAAAACCTGAGTATTCGCAAAGGCACCCTGACTGCAGCGGAGCGTGATGTCATCAACTACCACATCGTTGCCACCATCAAGATGCTGGAAAAACTGCCCTGGCCCAAGCACCTGAAAAACGTGCCCGAATACGCCGGGGGTCACCATGAGCGCATGGACGGCAAGGGTTACCCCAAAGGCCTCACCCGTGAGCAAATGTCGGTGCAGGCCCGCATCATGGGGATTGCCGATATTTACGAAGCACTCACCGCCTCGGATCGCCCTTACAAACCGGGCATGAAACTGTCGCAAGCCATGCGCATCATGGCCCAGTTCAGGGATGATGGTCACATTGACCCGGATTTGTTTGATGTCTTTCTGCACCAGGGGGTGTACCGGCGTTATGGCGAAAAATTCCTCAACCCGATGCAGCTGGACGAGGTGAATCCCGGCGCGTAA
- a CDS encoding CHASE2 domain-containing protein — translation MKKIGFFRLHAARMALSLVLVLVLLLNAVGLLHLGFMARLENYAYDLRLQWTMPGTVDKRIVIVDVDEKSLEQQGHWPWPRNKLAHMVDVLFDTYQIDVLGFDVLFAERDESSGLSTLESLAQGELKADQRFEAALKRLRPALRYDDLFAQSLKNRPVVLGYYFQHDKLGQRQVGLLPEPVLPQGSFVEHNVGAMKADGFSANLPELQKAAASAGFFNASPLIDDDGVFRRISLLQMHNGALYETLGLAMARLVMRAPTVELVYEGGSHNSVALEALRVGDKRVPVDADVAALVPYRGRQGSYVYVSASDVLQAKVPADVLRGAIVLVGTTAPGLLDLRTAPMQEAYAGVELHANMIAGIMDSTIKERPAYVMGLELVLLLFTGVLLALVLPALSPAYATLLSLVMASFAVAVNLWIWSAGQLIVPLASGLVLIAAIFVFNMSYGFFVDSRAKRLLARLFGQYVPPELVDEMAQDPGAYSLAGENREMTVLFSDVRGFTTISEGLGPTQLTELMNDFLTPMTKVIHAHRGTIDKYIGDAIMAFWGAPLADPQHAHRAVQAAMDMVAQLHALEEHFKAKGWPSIQIGIGVNTGDMTVGNMGSEFRLAYTVMGDAVNLGSRLEGLTKTYGVSIIVSEFTRAAAMDFAYKELDCVRVKGKEHPVKIYEPLGLMSELAPEVRQELAQYSAALRLYHTQDWLVAADEFAKLQRQYPDCELYRLYATRVVEFIAHPPGQDWDGSHTFKTK, via the coding sequence ATGAAAAAAATCGGCTTTTTCAGGCTTCACGCCGCTCGTATGGCCTTGAGTCTGGTCCTTGTGCTTGTTTTGTTGCTGAATGCCGTGGGGCTGCTCCATCTGGGATTCATGGCGCGCCTGGAAAATTATGCCTACGACTTGCGGCTTCAATGGACCATGCCCGGCACGGTGGACAAGCGCATCGTGATTGTGGATGTGGATGAGAAAAGCCTGGAGCAACAGGGCCACTGGCCGTGGCCACGCAACAAACTGGCGCACATGGTGGATGTGCTGTTTGACACCTACCAGATTGATGTGCTGGGTTTTGACGTGTTGTTTGCCGAGCGGGATGAAAGCTCCGGCCTGTCCACCCTGGAGAGCCTGGCCCAAGGCGAGCTGAAGGCCGATCAACGTTTTGAGGCAGCCCTCAAGCGTTTACGCCCGGCGCTGCGGTATGACGACTTGTTTGCGCAAAGCCTGAAAAATCGCCCGGTGGTCTTGGGCTACTATTTCCAGCACGACAAACTGGGGCAGCGGCAAGTGGGGTTGTTGCCAGAACCTGTGCTGCCCCAGGGCAGTTTTGTCGAGCACAACGTGGGTGCCATGAAGGCCGACGGTTTTTCGGCCAATCTGCCCGAGTTGCAAAAAGCCGCCGCCAGTGCCGGTTTTTTTAATGCCTCCCCGCTGATTGATGACGATGGTGTCTTTCGCCGCATTTCCCTGCTGCAAATGCACAACGGTGCCTTGTACGAAACCCTGGGCTTGGCCATGGCCCGCCTGGTCATGCGTGCGCCCACGGTGGAGCTGGTTTATGAAGGTGGCAGCCACAATTCGGTCGCCTTGGAAGCGCTCAGAGTCGGCGACAAGCGTGTTCCGGTGGATGCCGATGTGGCCGCCCTGGTGCCTTACCGGGGTCGCCAGGGCAGTTATGTGTATGTGTCCGCCAGCGACGTGTTGCAAGCCAAAGTGCCCGCTGACGTGCTGCGGGGAGCCATTGTGCTGGTGGGTACCACCGCGCCCGGGCTGCTTGATTTGCGCACCGCCCCGATGCAGGAAGCCTATGCCGGGGTTGAACTGCATGCCAACATGATCGCCGGCATCATGGACAGCACCATCAAAGAACGGCCCGCATACGTGATGGGGCTGGAGCTGGTGCTCTTGTTATTCACGGGCGTGTTGCTGGCGCTGGTATTGCCCGCGCTGTCTCCTGCCTATGCGACCTTGCTCTCCCTGGTGATGGCATCCTTTGCAGTGGCGGTGAACCTGTGGATTTGGAGTGCGGGCCAGTTGATCGTGCCGCTGGCCTCGGGCCTGGTGCTGATCGCTGCCATTTTTGTGTTCAACATGTCTTATGGGTTTTTTGTGGACTCGCGCGCCAAACGTCTGTTGGCCCGGCTGTTTGGTCAATATGTGCCCCCCGAATTGGTCGATGAAATGGCACAAGACCCAGGGGCTTACAGCCTGGCTGGTGAAAACCGTGAAATGACCGTGCTCTTTTCGGATGTGCGTGGTTTCACCACCATTTCAGAGGGCCTGGGCCCAACCCAGCTGACCGAGCTGATGAATGACTTTTTAACCCCCATGACCAAGGTCATTCATGCCCACCGCGGCACCATCGACAAATACATCGGTGATGCCATCATGGCCTTCTGGGGCGCGCCACTGGCCGACCCCCAGCACGCCCACCGCGCCGTGCAGGCGGCCATGGACATGGTGGCGCAATTACACGCCCTGGAGGAGCATTTCAAAGCCAAGGGTTGGCCCTCTATCCAAATTGGGATTGGTGTGAATACCGGTGACATGACGGTGGGCAACATGGGCTCGGAGTTTCGCCTGGCCTATACCGTGATGGGCGATGCGGTCAACCTGGGCTCACGGCTGGAAGGGCTGACCAAAACCTATGGCGTGTCCATCATCGTGAGCGAATTCACCCGCGCAGCGGCGATGGACTTTGCCTACAAAGAGCTCGATTGCGTGCGTGTCAAAGGCAAAGAGCACCCGGTCAAAATCTATGAGCCCTTGGGGCTGATGAGTGAGCTGGCACCGGAGGTGCGCCAGGAACTGGCACAGTACAGCGCCGCCTTGCGGCTGTACCACACGCAAGACTGGCTGGTGGCGGCAGACGAATTTGCCAAATTGCAACGCCAGTACCCTGATTGTGAGTTGTACCGGCTGTATGCCACACGTGTGGTTGAATTCATCGCCCATCCACCGGGTCAGGATTGGGATGGTTCCCACACGTTCAAAACCAAATAA